gttataatcaaagcatagccATTATCAATACACAACTGAGATCATATATTGTTGTACCTTTGAGCAACCTTTAGCAATGAAATGAAGTGCAAAGATAGCTGCATGGCGCTTCTCCCACTCTGAGGCATCCAAGTAAGTGCATAGCTGCTCTATGGCAATATGAGCAATAGATTTACCTCCTAATGCACGAGAAAACCGATCTAAACACTCTTTACCAAATCTGAAGTTACTTGTTTCCCCTGTATCATCTTTCATGATCTCGACACTATGCCAAGCAGGGTCATCCTTAACATCTAGTAATAACTTCAATAACAATGCAAAACATCTGCTAATAAAATGGGGCTGCCTCTTCATCATACCTGGGGCCCTCTTTCTCGTCTCAACCAGAGTTAACAAAAATTCAATTGCCAAGTGCCTCGTCGCCTCTTTCAAACTCTCATCCTCTGCTACCTCGAACATGGTAGACACCACATCCGTTAGCTGCCTCCTCAAGAACCTAGGCTCATTCTTCGCAAACTCCATGAAAAGTATCAGCACGTCGTGTGCTGCGACCTCCTCATCACTGTTGCTCAATGTATCAGTCAACCTCCTTAGTAGAGCTGGCAATAGCTCCTGAAACCACTCCTTTTGATTTGAATTTGATACGCATTGAAATTGAATGAAGGCGATCGCAGCAGTCATGCCCGCAATCCTATAATCAAGATCGAGGGTATCATCATTTAGTGTTTTAAGTAACCGTGAGTGCACATGTTTTACCCAAGGGACTACTGTATCGCCTAGGTCGTGAGCTAGTTGCTCAAAAATAGAGGAAGCTGACTCTATTAACTTGTACGAAGATGAAACAAGACATTGGTACAAGAATGGCAATAGTTCAGGCCAGTTGTTACGTGGGAGGAGTGAGGCCGCTAGATCTGAAACAGTGTCGCCGAGGTGTTTGAGGATGGATTCAGATTCTTCAATAGAGATACGCTCAAGGAGAATAGCTTTGATGGTGGATTGAGTTGACTCACTTAGATTCCACCAAGTGAAGAAGTCATTATCAGAAGTAAGCAACTTCCTTAGGAAGACGGCACACTTTTCACGGAGATCAATGTCAGAAGAGCAGATAAAGATAGAAAGCTTAATAGCAATGGAGTCAGGATCCTCTGTGCTCCGCATGTATTCGGAAATAAATGTTTCGAATGGAACATCCATTACTGTATTTTTAGAGAGAGGAGGTTAGAATGCGGTTTATCTTACATTACATCAAATGAATATATAGAAAAGATGTTTCCCACCAATACCGTATGAAAAGGTGAAAAGTCTGTGATTTCTAAatataattatctcaaattatttgccattttaaaAGTTATAGAGAAagtaaattatattttttccattttacctTAAATAATAATTGTTCTGAGATAACACAcaaatagaataaatattcaataaaTGAAAATTATATCTTAAGAGACATATAAAAGAGAAACGACACAAATAATTTGAGACGGGGAATACATACTAAGGTCAACTCtccttgtttttcaaaaattaaggCACTTATGCAAGGCTCTTAAGTACTATAGTATTTTTTACATACAAGTGGTATCAGGATGATCCCAAGCACTCTTCTAAAGCGAGGCAGGGCGATGGTCTACACATAGGCAGATCTAGAATTTCTGGTACATGAGTGCACTactaaaagaaaggaagaaaatatGCATTAAGTGAGAATTGATCCGTATTCCTCTTGGTAAATAATTAACTCAATCTCCAATCAAGTGCCAACAGTTAGTATaccaattttaaaatatatatataaaaaatatctaACTTCGCGGAGACCATAGGTTCACATGCCTATAATCTCCCCTATAAATCCGCTCCGGGTCTACATCATTTCCATTTGTAGAGGTGCATGAAATGGGCTTAGTTGGTCAACTGATCCTTTAGGAAAGGACAAATAGAACAAATCAAAATGAAGAAATAACTCGTGAAAACAAGACCTCTAGGATTAGCGCAGCAAGTTTGCTAATTTTATATCTTGATTTATTTAAAAACGTATGGTGCCTAAATTATTAGGTTCAAGCTAGTCAACTTTGCTAAACATTACTGAACCACCAGCAGCAGCTAATAAAATGCAATGAACAAGAATGTTAATGATCTAATGTGGCATTGACATTTTGCCATGCAAgttgttttattttatattctccaGTAGCTCACATTtccttttattcaattatttgatCTTTAAGATCTATAATACGTTCGAAAGGTCTTCTTAATTTAAATTTGGCACCATCCTTCTTTAAAAAAAAGGATGGTGCTTAaaaattcttatgtgtgtcaatttcaatattttttataattttgtgtgtttgttttataaattaaataattaatttttaattggacagcGTATATATTTATGAgttccaagctcgatatttgaggcccagtagcaccaaactttcctgaattcttatgtatgtcaatttcaatatttttagaattttgtgtgtttgttttgaaaattaaataattaatttttaattggacaacGTATATATCTATGTATtccgggctcgatatttgaggcccagtagcaccaagctatcctgaatttttatctgtgtcaatttcaatatttttcataattctgtgtgtttgttttataaattaaataattaggtTTTGTAAATTGTAATTGGAAAGAGTTTGTGTTTGATCTATCAATATAGTAGATAATTAAACTACAGAgattctacgctaaaaggctctacatgagattctacgctaaaaggctctatattttactacgctaaaagactctatattttactatgataaaaggctctatattttactacgctaaaagggcactggtctttaagcaaataaataatctaaactaaataaaaataataaatatattttaataacataacattcacgaaattacatataaaacagtaaaagaaattaatgaacatttttattaacaaaaataattatttctcaatttttaactatttttttaaaacaccAATATATTAATCCAGATAAAAATAACATACTAGTTTTATcgcaaacaaaacacaaaacaacatagaaacacattcaagacaactaatatgcattattatactAGTTTCGGCATAAactaaatcgaaatacctcgatttatgtttttaGATGTGATGAcccacttgtgttgcaagtgaattcagtgttccgaggcctaaaaatctccctttttaccccaccttgatttacgtgtgtggtccggacctatattcggaaagccttctatgtgaaaatatgagaaatagaaattttagaatTAAaactttgattatggttgactttggtcaacattcttagcacacggacccggatccgtgttccgacgatcccgggagatccatagtaaaatatgagacttggacgtatgcccggaaatgaattccgaggtcccaagccttagaaatcaatttttgaaagaaattattttactgaattatctaaggaataaagaaaagaattaatgtttgaactattgttatcgggaccgtattttggttccgaagcccggtacaaacttgttatagtatttgaaagataactgtgaaatttggcgAAAAtcagagtttatttgacgtgagttgaacttccggttgaagagttatgaactttgagagttcttgatgaaaatgttgagttttgaggtttaattcatgatttttcatgttattttgatgatgtgatcgcacgagtaggtccatatgatgtttttgagttagtatgacatttggtttggagcccgggggctcgggtgagtttcgggatatttttacacttaggaaaaagttgcagattcagagaagttgcaggtctctgaagccaggtctcgcggtccgcggtggaagcttcgcggccgcggtggggacttTGCGACCGCGatgggatttgtgcggtccgcggtgagcaaggccaagccttcgtGGCCgtgctcgatttcttgcggtccgcggtggagctccgcagTCGCAGTCTTTTTTATGCGGTCCacggagagggtctgagaggagtatatttaaacggacttttcagttattttttacttttcaaaaccctaaaacataagaggcgattttccaaacgcTCCTTCTTCTCCCAAAACACTAGtaagtcttatattgtgattttcatgatttcgttgtattattcatgccttggtgaagatttctaattgttgtataaagtttgtggaaataattgtgacctatgaacattgaggaacgttggctcaagttgtatagtgaaattatgaaagtataagtgacaattgaacctttagagcattggctcgagttgtgaaagtaTAAATGATAactgaaactctagagcattggctcgagttgtgacaGGAATTGTGAAGTaagagtgagaaagagaagagatcattatgttgcccccttgctgGACTATTATTGAATtatggttcccttgcattgtgttatGATTCGTTGTATTGGGTAGGGATTATGGGTATAGCCGAGGTAGTTAGGTGTCAGAatgaggttggttatagctgaggtagttaggtgtggtaacgagtttggttatagctgaggtggtTAGATATTgtacgagtttggttatagctgaggtagttaggtgtggtatcaagtttggttatagctgtttctcccttacCGGGACGTGATTTCTTAtgctgtcgaatcccttgccgggacagtgtagaccttattgatctattgtcgggactctcgttataattgtaaatattatatatggatcaggttgcacgccgcaacaatattatatatggatcgggttgcacgccgcaacaacattatatatggatcgggttgcgcaccgcaacaatattatatatggatcgggttgcacgccacaatgatatcatatatggatcgggttgcacgccgcaacgatatcatatgtggatcgggttgcacgccgcaacaatattatatatggatcgggttgcacgccgcaacaacattatacgtggatcaggttgcacgccacaacaacattatacgtggatcgggttgcatgctgcaacaaagatataatgaaatgggaataggtggtacgcctaccacaagacaggtgaaatgggagcgggtggcacgcctgccacgagatatgaaaagaaagtgaaatctgcctttgttcccTTTTTCTTGTTAGTGGGTGATTTTGATTCCttaataattctcttgatattctgttttacctgctattccccgaagcatgtttccccctcccaattttacttgtttatttctgtatttctttcccgtTGTGTATAattaaactgcacaggtttatttggtagtctggtcctagcctcgtcactacttcgccgaggttaggctaggcacttaccagcacatggtgctgatactacactctgcactctttgtGCAGACTccagtgttgtggacttcggaccgcagtgagattgctgattgTTGATCAtcaggtgacccgaggtagttctgtaggcgtccgcaggccttggcatcttcTTCTATCTACTTTTTCTGTTTCTTACATGTATTCCCGGAAACAGTATTGTAATTAATCTTCCAGACCTTTATTTgaagtattcttagaccgtctgtgaaactgtgacaccagttctgggtagtcgagactcaaacagttgtaatagatattcatgttcatatggcttattgttttcttccgcttatgttatattccgttgtttaaatactatttcttcgtaattgttaaaaagaataaaattggtaaaaaagtagatggttcaataattggcttgcctagctcacattagtaggtgtcatcacgactcccgaggtggaaaatccaggtcgtgacaagttggtattagagctctaggttacatgggtctcacagttcacaaacaagcttagtagagtttgagggatcggtgcagagacgtctgtatttatcccctagaggctacagagttaggaaaaatttcacttttattcttccctgtcgtgcgattttattctctcaatgctaaattgaaacctctactcttgtcctttcgcgaatGGCGAGGTCATCTACCCCTTCTTCAATCGAGCAACAGTAGCAtagaccggtgatagatcagctacgtcttcggaggctttgtggaggttagataagtttcaccaacctcttcactactactttcagcggagcatcttctgaggatccccaagacttTCTAGGTAGttgccatgaggttctcaggaacatggggatcgtgaagaccaatggggtcgattttgttactttttgcttgtctggatccgccaaggcTTGGTGGGGAggttattgcttggctagaccagccggattgccagctttgacttgggagcagttcatgCAGTTATTCCTGGAGTAGTTTCTCCACATCACTCAgatagaggtattagaggtgggggtagaggtattagaggtggaggtagagatgctagaggtggaggtaaaggtattagaggtgaaggtgcaggtactattctggttggTGGTAGAGAAGCTTCAGTTTTATTTTGCGCCGTATCTGGTCatacctagtgattctttgagtgccactgtttatgtgtctatgccggtaggtgattctattttgGTGGATCGCGCCCATTGTTCATGTATAATGGTTATTGGAGATCTTGAGACTCgtatagatttgcttcttctggacatggttgattttgatgttatattggagatggactggttatcaccttaccacgctatcttggattgtcatgcaaagactgtgaccttagccttaccgggtgtgtctcgtttagagtggagagggactcctggtcattctacccgtagtgttatctcttatgtgaaggctcgacgtatggttgagaaggggtgtttggcctatttggcatatgttcgtaattctagtgctgaggttccttctattgattctgtgcctgttgttcgtgagtttcctgaggtattccctttagacctgccgagtatgccacccgacggggatattgacttatgcatcgattggctccaggcactcagcccatttctatcccgccgtatcgtatggcctcgcctgagttgaaagggttgaaggaacagttgcaagacttgcttgagaagggtttcattagacccagtgtttcgccttggggtgcgcctgtgttgtttgtcaagaagaaggatgggttgatgagaatgtgtattgattaccgacagttaaacaaggttacaatcaagaataagtatccattgccgagaattgatgatttgtttgatcaacttcagggtgccaaggtattttcaaagattgatttgagatctggctaccatcagttgaggattagggcatccgatgcccctaagatagctttccgcactcggtacaggcattatgagttcttggtaatgtcattcgggttgacaaatgccccagcaactttcatggatttgatgaactgagtgttcaggccttatttggactcgttcgtgatagtcttcattgatgatattttgatatattcctacagccaggaggagcacgagtagcatctcagagtggttcttcggactctgagggatagtcagttatatgctaagttctcaaagtgtgagttctggttgagtttagttgcgtttctgggtcatgttgtatcagcagagggtattcaggttgatccgaagaagatcgaggcagtcaagaactggcctagaccagcatcagctacacagattcggagtttcttgggattggtaggctactatcggcagttcgtggaggggttttcatctatcgcagccccgatgaccatgttgacccagaagggtgcccagttcagatggtcggacgagtatgaggcgagctttcagaagctcaagacagctctgactacggcaccagtgttggttttgcccacagattcagggccttatacagtctattgtgatgcatctcgtattggacttggtgcagtgttgatgtaggatggaaaggtcattgcctatgctttgcggcagttgaagattcatgagaagaactattcggttcatgatttagagttggcagccattgttcacaaattgaagatttggaggcagtatctgtatggcgtgacatgtgaggtgttcacggatcacaagagtcttcagtatttgttcaagcaaaaggagttgaatttgagacagaggaggtggttggagttgttgaaagattatgatatcactatcttatatcatccgagaaaggccaatgtggtagccgatgcgttgagtaggaagtcagccattttgggcagtcttgcttatagtccgatcggtgagagaccgcttactttaaatgttcaggctttggacaatcggttcgtgaggttggatgtctctgagcccagtcgtgtgctagcttgcatggtcgctcgttcttcgttattggagcgtatccgtgatcggcagtatgatgatccccatttgtgtgtccttagataCACGGTGcggcgcggaggtgccaagcaggttgccttagatgatgatggagttttgagattgcagggtcaagtttgtgtgcctaatgtggatggactccgaaagttgatcttagaggaggcccatagtccccggtactctattcatccgggcgctgcgaagatgtatcatgatttgcGGCAACAtcattggtggcgtagaatgaaggacatcgttgcatatgtggctcggtgtttgaattgtcagcaggttaagtatgagcatcagaggcctggtggtttatttcagaggattgatcttcccgagtgaaagtgggagcgggttactatggatttcgttgttggactctcgcagactcggaagaagttcgacacagtatgggtcattgttgataggctgaccaagtcagcgcatttcatttttgtggcagtctcctattcatccaaaAGGTTAGTCGAGATCTATAACCGAGAGATTGTCCGTCTTCATTGCGTGCCTGTGTCTATTATTTCGGACAGAGGTATccagtttaccttgcatttctggagagcagttcagcgagggttgggtactcaggttgagttaagtatagcatttcatcctcagacggacgggcagtccgagcggactattcagattttggaggatatgctccgagcttgtgtcattgactttgggggttagtgggattagttcttgcctttagcagagtttgcctacaataaaaactaccagttgagtatccagatggctccttatgaggctttatatggtaagcGGTGTCGATccctggttggatggtttgagccgggagaggctcgattgttgggtacggatctggttcaggaggctttggataAGGTTAGGataattcaggataggcttcgtacagcttagtccaggcaaaagagttatgcagaccgcaaggttcgagatgtggcttttatggtcgatgagcgggtattgctccgagtgtcgcctatgaagggcgtgatgagatttgggaagaaggtcaagcttagcgatagattcattggcccgtttgagattcttgatcgagtgggagaggtggcttatagacttgcattgccgccgagcttatcagtcgtgcatacagtgtttcatgtgtccatgctccagaaatatcacggcgatccatcccacgtgttagattcagcactgtccagttagaTAAGGATATGTCTTAGGAGGAGGAGCTAGtagttattctagaccggcaggtttgctagttgaggtcgaagagttttccttttgttcgtgttcagtggagaggtcagactcctgaggcatcgacctgggagtccgagttcgatatgcggagccgttatccccatctttttcccgactcaagtacttccttcttatgtctgttcgaggacgaacgattgttttagaggtggagaatgtgatgacccaaaaggtcatcacttgtgttgcaagtgcattcagtgttccgaggcctaaaaacctctcTTTTTACCctaccttgatttacgtgcatggtccggacctatattcggaaagccttctatgtgaaaatatgagaaatacaaattttagagttaaaacttTGATtatagttgactttggtcaacattcttagcacaaggacccggatccgtgttccaACAATCCAGGGaggtctgtagtaaaatatgggacttgggcgtatgcccagaaatgaattcagaggtcccaagccgtagaaatcaatttttgaaagaaattgttttactgaattatctaaggaataaagaaaagaattaatgtttgaaaccattgttatcgggcccgtattttggttccggagcccggtacaaacttgttatagtatttgaaagataactgtgaaatttggcgaaaatcggagtttatttgacatgagttggacttccggttgaagagttatga
The Nicotiana sylvestris chromosome 11, ASM39365v2, whole genome shotgun sequence DNA segment above includes these coding regions:
- the LOC104220874 gene encoding uncharacterized protein isoform X1; this translates as MDVPFETFISEYMRSTEDPDSIAIKLSIFICSSDIDLREKCAVFLRKLLTSDNDFFTWWNLSESTQSTIKAILLERISIEESESILKHLGDTVSDLAASLLPRNNWPELLPFLYQCLVSSSYKLIESASSIFEQLAHDLGDTVVPWVKHVHSRLLKTLNDDTLDLDYRIAGMTAAIAFIQFQCVSNSNQKEWFQELLPALLRRLTDTLSNSDEEVAAHDVLILFMEFAKNEPRFLRRQLTDVVSTMFEVAEDESLKEATRHLAIEFLLTLVETRKRAPGMMKRQPHFISRCFALLLKLLLDVKDDPAWHSVEIMKDDTGETSNFRFGKECLDRFSRALGGKSIAHIAIEQLCTYLDASEWEKRHAAIFALHFIAKGCSKVMIKNLEQVVDMVLNCFEDPHPRVRWAACRAISSLLIDFRPVTQDRYHNQIIPALTAAMDDVHPQVQASSTRALCFFCVFGKPETSISYLEGIVSKLLVFLQNDKPIVQQQALTALASVSRSVKEHFGTYYDTVMSHLKTVLRNTDLKSNLILRLAIECISSVAMAVGKEKFRGDEKQVMEVLMSLQGLQAKGDGPLIIGLLTAYTGICHCLGQDFLPYMSAVMPFFIQCAQLEPAMTISTQLDYGTNELDVNSIEKVLRVKAKSCAMLCFCAGILKEDFYPWIPQADMNDHLHVFLFSHVLLCEVKLNK
- the LOC104220874 gene encoding uncharacterized protein isoform X2 encodes the protein MDVPFETFISEYMRSTEDPDSIAIKLSIFICSSDIDLREKCAVFLRKLLTSDNDFFTWWNLSESTQSTIKAILLERISIEESESILKHLGDTVSDLAASLLPRNNWPELLPFLYQCLVSSSYKLIESASSIFEQLAHDLGDTVVPWVKHVHSRLLKTLNDDTLDLDYRIAGMTAAIAFIQFQCVSNSNQKEWFQELLPALLRRLTDTLSNSDEEVAAHDVLILFMEFAKNEPRFLRRQLTDVVSTMFEVAEDESLKEATRHLAIEFLLTLVETRKRAPGMMKRQPHFISRCFALLLKLLLDVKDDPAWHSVEIMKDDTGETSNFRFGKECLDRFSRALGGKSIAHIAIEQLCTYLDASEWEKRHAAIFALHFIAKGCSKVMIKNLEQVVDMVLNCFEDPHPRVRWAACRAISSLLIDFRPVTQDRYHNQIIPALTAAMDDVHPQVQASSTRALCFFCVFGKPETSISYLEGIVSKLLVFLQNDKPIVQQQALTALASVSRSVKEHFGTYYDTVMSHLKTVLRNTDLKSNLILRLAIECISSVAMAVGKEKFRGDEKQVMEVLMSLQGLQAKGDGPLIIGLLTAYTGICHCLGQDFLPYMSAVMPFFIQCAQLEPAMTISTQLDYGTNELDVNRLFQFLFRF